A genomic window from Desulfovibrio legallii includes:
- a CDS encoding fumarate hydratase produces MREIQYEDIARAVADLAVEACYRLPADMKAAMCKAREDEPSPVGRNILDQLLENADIAAKGEVPLCQDTGLAVVFAEVGQDAHIVGGAFEDAVNEGVRRGYVDGYLRKSCVAEPLFERKNTGDNTPAVLHTRLVPGDHLRLRLAPKGAGSENKSVLKMLVPADGIAGVRKVVLDAVLTAGPNSCPPLVVGVGLGGTMEMAAICAKRAAARDLESRNPDPRYAAFEDELLELINKTGVGPQGLGGATTALKVHVEWAPTHIASLPVAVNINCHAARHAEVVL; encoded by the coding sequence ATGAGGGAAATTCAGTATGAGGACATTGCGCGGGCCGTGGCGGATCTGGCCGTAGAGGCGTGTTACCGCCTGCCTGCGGACATGAAGGCGGCCATGTGCAAGGCGCGGGAAGACGAGCCTTCGCCCGTGGGCCGCAATATTCTGGACCAGCTTCTGGAAAATGCGGATATCGCCGCCAAGGGCGAAGTGCCTCTTTGCCAGGATACGGGCCTGGCCGTGGTCTTTGCCGAGGTGGGGCAGGACGCGCACATTGTGGGCGGGGCCTTTGAGGATGCCGTCAACGAGGGCGTGCGTCGGGGTTATGTGGATGGCTATTTGCGCAAATCCTGTGTGGCCGAACCGCTTTTTGAGCGCAAGAACACCGGGGACAATACCCCGGCGGTGCTCCACACCCGGCTGGTGCCCGGCGACCATCTGCGTCTGCGTCTGGCCCCCAAGGGGGCCGGATCCGAAAACAAGAGCGTGCTCAAAATGCTGGTGCCTGCGGACGGCATTGCAGGCGTGCGCAAGGTGGTGCTGGACGCTGTTTTGACGGCGGGCCCCAATTCCTGTCCGCCCCTGGTGGTGGGCGTGGGCCTGGGCGGCACTATGGAGATGGCCGCCATTTGCGCCAAGCGCGCCGCCGCGCGCGACCTGGAAAGCCGCAACCCCGACCCCCGCTACGCGGCCTTTGAGGACGAACTGCTGGAGTTGATCAACAAAACCGGCGTGGGCCCGCAGGGCCTGGGCGGGGCGACCACGGCCCTCAAGGTGCATGTGGAGTGGGCTCCCACCCACATTGCTTCGCTGCCTGTGGCCGTCAACATCAACTGCCACGCGGCGCGTCACGCCGAAGTCGTGCTTTAG
- a CDS encoding Fe-S-containing hydro-lyase, producing the protein MSDAVKKIRAPFDEATARSLRAGDRVLISGTILAARDAAHKRLVETLDRGEALPVSLEGAVVYYVGPSPARPGHAIGAAGPTTSGRMDAYTPRLLDQGLKGMIGKGYRSAKVVEAMKKHGVPYLAAVGGAGALIARAVKKYTVLAYPDLGPEAVAAMEVEDFPAIVVIDSTGDNYYETGQAPYRHL; encoded by the coding sequence ATGTCTGACGCAGTGAAAAAAATACGCGCGCCTTTTGACGAGGCCACGGCCCGCTCCCTGCGCGCCGGCGACAGGGTGCTCATTTCCGGCACCATTCTGGCCGCGCGCGACGCGGCCCACAAACGCCTGGTGGAAACTCTGGATAGGGGCGAAGCCCTGCCCGTCAGCCTGGAGGGCGCGGTGGTCTACTATGTGGGGCCCAGCCCTGCCCGGCCAGGGCACGCCATCGGCGCTGCCGGGCCCACCACTTCGGGGCGCATGGACGCCTATACGCCCCGTCTGCTGGACCAGGGCCTCAAAGGCATGATTGGCAAGGGCTACCGCAGCGCAAAAGTGGTGGAAGCCATGAAAAAGCACGGCGTGCCCTATCTGGCGGCCGTGGGCGGGGCGGGCGCGCTTATCGCGCGCGCCGTCAAAAAATATACCGTGCTGGCCTATCCCGACCTCGGCCCCGAAGCCGTGGCCGCCATGGAGGTGGAAGACTTCCCGGCCATTGTGGTTATCGACAGCACGGGCGACAATTATTACGAAACAGGTCAGGCCCCTTACCGACATCTGTAA
- a CDS encoding succinate dehydrogenase/fumarate reductase transmembrane subunit — translation MTSNRVPLEGKTRLDFWQAASGALLALFVCVHLVLEGTVVISPALTNGIAWLLEVTWLAQIAAPVILLLIVFHFYIAARKMPFRAHELGIFVQHSKSLKDFDTWLWLVQVFTAIVILLGAFYHVYTVMTDLPINVAGSAKRLHSGWLAFYVVFLPCVILHTGIGIYRIAVKFGICTKSSKPQWRKWTWIVMACYLLLGALALTRAWFQG, via the coding sequence ATGACTTCAAACAGAGTCCCTCTCGAGGGCAAGACGCGCCTGGATTTCTGGCAGGCGGCCTCGGGCGCGCTTCTGGCCCTGTTTGTGTGCGTGCACCTGGTGCTGGAGGGCACCGTGGTCATCAGCCCGGCTCTGACCAACGGCATAGCCTGGCTTCTGGAGGTCACCTGGCTCGCGCAGATCGCCGCCCCCGTCATCCTCTTGCTCATTGTCTTTCATTTTTACATTGCGGCCCGCAAAATGCCCTTCCGCGCGCATGAGCTGGGCATTTTTGTACAGCACAGCAAAAGCCTGAAGGATTTTGACACCTGGCTGTGGCTGGTGCAGGTCTTCACGGCCATCGTCATTTTGCTGGGCGCATTCTACCATGTGTACACCGTCATGACCGACCTGCCCATTAACGTGGCGGGCAGCGCCAAGCGGCTGCACAGCGGTTGGCTGGCCTTCTATGTGGTCTTTCTGCCCTGTGTCATCCTGCATACGGGCATCGGCATCTACCGTATCGCCGTGAAATTCGGCATCTGCACCAAGAGCTCAAAGCCGCAGTGGCGCAAATGGACCTGGATTGTCATGGCTTGTTATCTGTTGCTCGGCGCGCTGGCCCTGACCCGCGCCTGGTTCCAGGGATAA
- a CDS encoding fumarate reductase flavoprotein subunit, giving the protein MRIFESDVLCIGAGLAGERVAVEAAQAGFRVICLSVVPPKRSHSSAAMGGMQAALGNSIMGDGDCPKIHFADTVKGSDWGCDQEVARLFAETAPIAMREMAWMGVPWSRVVPGEHTYFKGGKPFQATEKKENEGLIHSRAFGGTAKWRTCYTSDGTGHAVLFTLDNRLLQLGVEVHDRMQAEVLVHNGEHCMGCVARDLRTGELTGYFAKATLIATGGYGRIYRATTNAVICDGGGQITALETGLVPLGNMEAVQFHPTGTVPTDILVTEGCRGDGGTLLDVNEYRFMPDYEPEKAELASRDVVSRRMTEHMRKGYGVKSPYGEHLWLDIRHLGEKHITTNLREVYDISTHFLGVNPIHQLIPVRPTHHYSMGGVRINKDGHAYGLKGLFAAGEAACWDMHGFNRLGGNSLAETVVSGRIVGKKLVEFLEGYETVFATASMKEGMTRVQDRITALLRGTGDDCYTLRNEMQDVMMEHVGIFRNGKDLQEGVDKLQALLERCKNMRLAGGNVPGPNAELSMALRVPGMLKLALCTAYGALMRTESRGAHAREDYPERNDKDWLVRTLAYWNEGDSLPTLKYEPATPFFIMPPGDRGYGGGKIISGDIREDQVVSYDQKG; this is encoded by the coding sequence ATGCGTATTTTTGAATCTGACGTTCTGTGCATCGGGGCCGGCCTTGCCGGAGAGCGTGTGGCCGTGGAGGCCGCCCAGGCCGGGTTCCGGGTTATTTGTCTTTCTGTGGTGCCGCCCAAGCGTTCGCACTCATCGGCGGCTATGGGCGGCATGCAGGCGGCCCTGGGCAATTCCATCATGGGCGATGGCGACTGCCCCAAAATCCATTTTGCCGACACCGTTAAGGGGTCGGACTGGGGCTGCGACCAGGAAGTGGCCCGCCTTTTTGCCGAAACTGCCCCCATCGCCATGCGTGAAATGGCCTGGATGGGCGTGCCCTGGAGCCGCGTGGTGCCGGGCGAGCACACCTACTTTAAAGGCGGCAAGCCGTTTCAGGCCACAGAAAAGAAGGAAAACGAGGGCCTGATCCACTCCCGCGCCTTTGGCGGCACGGCCAAGTGGCGTACCTGCTACACTTCGGACGGCACGGGCCACGCCGTGCTCTTCACCCTGGACAACCGCTTGCTGCAGCTGGGCGTGGAGGTGCACGACCGCATGCAGGCCGAAGTGCTGGTCCACAACGGCGAACACTGCATGGGCTGCGTGGCCCGCGACCTGCGCACCGGCGAGCTTACGGGCTACTTCGCCAAGGCCACGCTCATCGCCACGGGCGGCTACGGCCGCATCTACCGGGCCACCACCAACGCGGTCATCTGCGACGGTGGCGGTCAGATCACAGCCCTGGAAACCGGCCTGGTGCCCTTGGGCAACATGGAGGCCGTGCAGTTTCACCCCACGGGCACGGTGCCCACGGATATTCTGGTCACCGAAGGCTGCCGCGGCGACGGCGGCACCCTGCTGGACGTGAACGAATACCGCTTCATGCCCGACTATGAGCCGGAAAAGGCCGAGCTGGCCTCGCGCGACGTGGTTTCCCGCCGCATGACCGAACACATGCGCAAGGGCTACGGCGTCAAAAGCCCCTATGGCGAGCACCTCTGGCTGGACATCCGTCACCTGGGCGAAAAGCACATCACCACCAACCTGCGCGAAGTGTACGACATTTCCACCCACTTCCTGGGCGTGAACCCCATACACCAGCTCATCCCCGTGCGGCCCACCCACCACTACAGTATGGGCGGCGTGCGCATCAATAAAGATGGTCACGCCTACGGGCTCAAAGGCCTTTTTGCCGCCGGCGAGGCCGCCTGCTGGGATATGCACGGCTTTAACCGCCTGGGCGGCAACTCCCTGGCGGAGACCGTGGTTTCCGGCCGCATTGTGGGCAAGAAGCTGGTGGAATTTCTGGAGGGCTACGAAACGGTGTTTGCTACCGCCTCCATGAAGGAAGGCATGACGCGAGTGCAGGACCGCATCACGGCACTTTTGCGCGGCACAGGCGACGACTGCTATACCCTGCGCAACGAGATGCAGGACGTGATGATGGAGCACGTGGGCATCTTCCGCAACGGCAAAGACCTGCAGGAAGGCGTGGACAAGCTCCAGGCTCTGCTGGAGCGCTGCAAAAACATGCGGCTTGCCGGCGGCAATGTCCCCGGGCCCAATGCCGAGCTTTCCATGGCCCTGCGCGTGCCGGGCATGCTCAAGCTGGCCCTGTGCACGGCCTACGGCGCGCTGATGCGTACCGAAAGCCGCGGCGCGCACGCCCGGGAGGACTACCCCGAACGCAACGACAAGGACTGGTTGGTGCGCACCCTGGCCTATTGGAATGAGGGCGACAGTCTGCCCACGCTCAAGTATGAACCCGCCACGCCGTTCTTCATCATGCCTCCGGGCGACCGCGGCTACGGCGGCGGCAAGATCATATCCGGCGACATCAGGGAAGACCAGGTCGTTTCCTACGACCAGAAAGGCTAA
- a CDS encoding fumarate reductase iron-sulfur subunit, which yields MGRNLTFEIFRFNPLDPHSTPHMQTFQLEEHPSMTLFIALNMIREKQDATLQFDFCCRAGICGSCGMVINGRPGLACHTQTCDLPDHISLHPLPVFKLLGDLSVDTGTWFRNVGQKIESWIHTNKGFDPAAQEERMSNDLATQIFELDRCIECGCCVAACGTARMREDFIGATAINRMARFYIDPRDNRTPADYYDLIGDDKGVFGCMGLLACDSVCPKQLPLQDQLGIMRRMVTMESVRGILPEKLRRKMQGCGCSGSCSA from the coding sequence ATGGGACGTAATCTTACCTTCGAGATCTTCCGCTTCAATCCGCTGGATCCGCATTCCACGCCACATATGCAGACATTCCAGCTTGAAGAGCACCCCAGCATGACGCTCTTCATCGCCCTGAATATGATCCGCGAAAAGCAGGACGCCACCCTGCAGTTTGACTTCTGTTGCCGCGCCGGCATCTGCGGCTCCTGCGGCATGGTCATCAACGGTCGTCCCGGCCTGGCCTGCCACACCCAGACCTGCGACCTGCCGGACCACATCAGCCTGCACCCTCTGCCGGTGTTCAAGCTGCTGGGCGACCTTTCTGTGGATACGGGCACCTGGTTCCGCAATGTGGGCCAAAAGATCGAATCCTGGATCCATACCAATAAGGGCTTTGACCCTGCCGCCCAGGAAGAACGCATGAGCAACGACCTGGCCACCCAGATCTTTGAGCTGGACCGCTGCATTGAATGCGGCTGCTGCGTGGCGGCCTGCGGCACGGCCCGCATGCGCGAAGACTTTATCGGGGCCACGGCCATCAACCGCATGGCGCGTTTCTACATTGACCCTCGCGACAACCGCACCCCGGCGGACTACTACGATCTCATCGGCGACGACAAAGGCGTGTTCGGCTGCATGGGCCTGTTGGCCTGTGACAGCGTGTGCCCCAAGCAGTTGCCCCTGCAGGATCAGTTGGGCATCATGCGGCGGATGGTCACTATGGAATCGGTGCGGGGCATCCTGCCCGAAAAGCTGCGCCGCAAAATGCAGGGCTGCGGCTGCTCCGGGAGCTGTTCCGCTTGA
- a CDS encoding CBS and ACT domain-containing protein — protein MLILDWMKQNVVTITPETTLLQCKKLLRDHHINRLPVVDKDNVVVGLISSSDLKAYAPLHTTGYEILEAMDIISETTAKDVMVVAPTTIYYGNTVEQAAKLMFDKHVACLPVVNEEDKLVGILTGWDVFHALLTISGAEQPGEEAGFVVPNQPGTIRALLEVLKANGMSVISVLSATIENGMRQVKIRFRSPDSAALDAAIESFKKLDGLRYWLRDGKLYMKDEERPKA, from the coding sequence ATGCTTATACTCGACTGGATGAAGCAAAATGTTGTCACTATTACGCCTGAAACAACTCTTCTGCAATGCAAAAAACTTCTCAGAGACCACCATATCAACCGTCTTCCCGTTGTGGACAAGGACAATGTGGTGGTGGGCCTGATCTCCTCTTCAGATCTTAAGGCTTATGCGCCCCTGCATACCACGGGCTATGAAATTTTGGAGGCCATGGACATCATCTCAGAAACTACGGCTAAAGACGTTATGGTGGTGGCCCCCACCACCATCTATTACGGCAATACCGTGGAGCAGGCAGCCAAACTCATGTTCGACAAACATGTGGCCTGCCTGCCTGTCGTCAATGAAGAGGACAAGCTGGTGGGCATCCTCACCGGCTGGGACGTCTTCCACGCCTTGCTCACCATCAGCGGCGCGGAACAGCCCGGAGAAGAAGCCGGTTTTGTGGTGCCCAATCAGCCCGGCACCATCCGCGCCCTGCTGGAAGTGCTCAAAGCCAACGGCATGAGCGTCATTTCCGTGCTTTCCGCCACGATAGAGAACGGCATGCGGCAGGTCAAAATCCGTTTCCGGTCCCCCGATTCCGCAGCTCTGGACGCCGCCATAGAGAGCTTCAAAAAGCTGGACGGTCTGCGCTACTGGCTGCGCGACGGCAAATTGTATATGAAAGACGAGGAACGCCCCAAGGCGTAG
- a CDS encoding NAD(P)-dependent malic enzyme codes for MKNLKEEALAMHKDYQGKIEVRVKVPVRDNDDLTLAYSPGVAEPCMEIHRNPDTLDTYTNHANFVCVVSNGTAVLGLGAIGAAAAMPVMEGKSLLFKTFGDVDAFPICVDTKDTAKIVELVELLAPTFGGVNLEDIKAPECFIIEDSLKKNGVFKGPIFHDDQHGTAVVTLAGLMNALKLVGKKLDDITVVTSGAGAAGIAIIKLLMALGLKNVIMCDSRGPIWQGRAEGMNPYKEDIAARTNPNRIKGGLADAIKGADVFIGVSAPNTLTEEMIRSMAKDPIVFAQANPIPEIWPIQRAKDAGAKVVATGRSDCPNQINNVLAFPGIFRGALDVCATDINDAMKIAAAKAIAALVKPEELSPEYIVPSTLNPEVAPQVAAATAKAAIESGIARKPQDPAVVAENLRKRLAGRQLQRG; via the coding sequence ATCAAGAATCTGAAGGAAGAAGCCCTGGCCATGCACAAGGACTATCAGGGCAAGATAGAAGTGCGGGTCAAAGTGCCCGTGCGCGACAACGACGACCTTACCCTGGCCTATTCGCCGGGCGTGGCCGAACCCTGCATGGAAATCCACCGTAATCCCGATACCCTTGATACCTACACCAACCACGCCAACTTCGTCTGCGTGGTTTCCAACGGCACCGCCGTGCTGGGGCTGGGCGCCATCGGCGCCGCCGCCGCCATGCCCGTTATGGAGGGCAAATCCTTGCTCTTCAAAACCTTTGGCGACGTGGACGCCTTCCCCATCTGCGTAGACACCAAGGATACCGCCAAAATCGTGGAGCTGGTGGAACTCCTGGCCCCCACCTTCGGCGGCGTGAACCTTGAGGACATCAAGGCTCCGGAATGCTTCATTATTGAAGACAGCCTCAAGAAAAACGGCGTGTTCAAGGGCCCCATCTTCCACGACGACCAGCACGGCACCGCCGTGGTCACTCTGGCCGGCCTCATGAACGCCCTCAAACTGGTGGGCAAAAAACTGGACGATATCACCGTGGTCACCAGCGGCGCGGGCGCAGCCGGCATTGCCATCATCAAGCTGCTCATGGCCCTGGGCCTCAAAAACGTCATTATGTGCGATTCGCGCGGGCCTATCTGGCAGGGCCGCGCCGAGGGCATGAACCCCTATAAGGAAGACATTGCCGCCCGCACCAACCCCAATAGAATCAAGGGCGGCCTGGCCGACGCCATCAAGGGCGCGGACGTCTTTATCGGCGTTTCTGCCCCCAATACCCTCACCGAAGAAATGATCCGCAGCATGGCCAAAGACCCCATCGTCTTTGCCCAGGCCAACCCCATCCCCGAAATCTGGCCTATCCAGCGCGCCAAGGACGCCGGGGCCAAAGTGGTGGCCACCGGCCGCTCCGACTGCCCCAACCAGATCAACAACGTGCTGGCCTTCCCCGGCATTTTCCGCGGCGCTCTCGACGTCTGCGCCACCGATATTAACGACGCTATGAAGATCGCCGCCGCCAAGGCCATCGCCGCCTTGGTCAAGCCTGAAGAACTCAGCCCGGAATACATCGTCCCCTCCACCCTCAACCCCGAAGTGGCTCCGCAAGTGGCCGCCGCTACCGCCAAAGCCGCCATAGAGAGCGGTATTGCCAGAAAACCGCAGGATCCCGCCGTGGTGGCCGAAAATCTGCGTAAGCGCCTTGCCGGCCGCCAACTGCAGCGCGGGTAG
- a CDS encoding acetate kinase: MKVLVINAGSSSCKYQLLEMDDRRVLCSGLAERIGQGGGRLTHKIAPDTDKEEKLIREAEFKTHVDAMKLVIALLTDAQKGVIKDKSEIYAIGHRVLHGGEAVSQPVRVDDRIKGIIRECFPLGPLHNPANLMGIEVAEELFPGVPNVAVFDTEFGMGMPQEAYMYALPYKLYEELKIRRYGFHGTSHKYIAHKTAEYLGKPLGELRSITMHLGNGSSMSCVKNGKCFDTSMGLTPLEGLVMGTRCGSIDPAIVPFVMEKKGLSPAEADTLMNKKSGLLGLCGYTDMRDVHAQVEKGDQRAALALALLVRSIKKTLGAYLVLLEGKADALVFTAGIGENDDIVRAQVCAGLEAFGVTLDQKENSTRKPGARTISTPESRIPVLVIPTNEELQIALATVEVLGH, from the coding sequence ATGAAAGTTCTGGTCATCAACGCGGGCTCTTCGTCCTGCAAATACCAACTGCTGGAAATGGACGACCGCCGCGTGCTCTGCTCCGGTCTGGCCGAACGCATCGGCCAGGGGGGCGGTCGCCTGACCCACAAAATCGCCCCGGATACGGACAAGGAAGAAAAACTCATCCGCGAGGCGGAGTTCAAGACCCATGTGGACGCCATGAAGCTGGTCATCGCCCTGCTCACCGATGCCCAGAAGGGCGTTATCAAAGACAAGAGCGAAATCTACGCCATCGGGCACCGCGTGCTGCACGGCGGCGAAGCCGTGAGCCAGCCCGTGCGCGTGGACGACCGCATCAAGGGCATTATACGGGAGTGCTTTCCCCTGGGGCCCCTGCACAACCCGGCCAACCTCATGGGCATTGAAGTAGCGGAAGAGCTCTTCCCCGGCGTGCCCAACGTGGCCGTGTTTGACACGGAATTCGGCATGGGCATGCCGCAGGAAGCCTATATGTACGCCCTGCCCTACAAGCTGTATGAAGAGCTGAAAATCCGCCGCTACGGCTTCCACGGCACATCGCACAAGTACATCGCCCACAAGACGGCGGAATACCTGGGCAAGCCGCTGGGCGAGCTGCGCTCCATCACCATGCATCTGGGCAACGGCTCTTCCATGAGCTGCGTCAAAAACGGCAAGTGTTTTGACACCAGCATGGGCCTGACCCCGCTGGAAGGTCTGGTCATGGGCACCCGTTGCGGCAGCATCGACCCGGCCATTGTGCCTTTTGTCATGGAGAAAAAGGGCCTGAGCCCGGCCGAAGCCGACACCCTGATGAACAAAAAATCCGGTCTGCTGGGCCTTTGCGGCTATACGGACATGCGCGACGTGCACGCCCAGGTGGAAAAAGGCGACCAGCGCGCCGCCCTGGCTCTGGCCCTGCTGGTGCGCAGCATCAAAAAGACCCTGGGCGCGTATCTGGTGCTGCTGGAAGGCAAGGCGGACGCTCTGGTCTTTACCGCCGGCATCGGCGAAAACGACGATATCGTGCGCGCCCAAGTCTGCGCAGGGCTGGAAGCCTTTGGCGTTACGCTGGACCAGAAGGAAAACAGCACCCGCAAGCCCGGCGCGCGCACCATTTCCACGCCGGAGAGCCGCATCCCCGTGCTGGTCATCCCCACCAATGAGGAACTGCAGATCGCCCTGGCCACAGTGGAAGTGCTGGGCCACTAG
- the pta gene encoding phosphate acetyltransferase, with product MPKGLYITATGPMTGKSAIALGAMQLLSRSMRKVAFFRPIINEPLWDDRDPDINLMLEYFKLNMDYADTFAYTQREARQIINQGSRNLLIEHIIQKYKKLLETHDFVLCVGTDFLAKDPVFEFELNAEIAANLGCPVILVTSGYNVSAEDIRESLQITMDSLKPHALDVVATIINRRNLSQTELDELRGQFSTDDRPALIYSVPNDPTIGQPTMRDVKKGLNAQVLFGENRLDALVGDYLIAAMHVDNVLGYIAKDQLLVTPGDRTDVLLAAIASRLSSSTPDIAGVLLTGGLRPSERVCKFIEGWTGSPLPILMTQDHTYKAVLALQGIIAPIEPGDLRKINTVLGLFEHHVNGKEITSRIGGERSSRITPMMFEFELIERAKTDKMRIVLAEGMEERILRATDILLRRDVAEIILLGNVEKIRTKASTLGLDISKATIIDPMHAPQFDDYAATYYELRKKKGITPEQARDTMTDATYFGTMMVKKDDADGMVSGSINTTAHTIRPAFEFVKTKPGFSVVSSVFLMCLKDRVLAFGDCAVNPNPTAQQLAEIAIASAHTAQVFGIEPRVAMLSYSTGTSGKGADVDVVVEATRIAKEMAPDLALEGPLQYDAAIDPSVAKTKMPDSQVAGRATVFIFPDLNTGNNTYKAVQRAAGAVAIGPVLQGLNKPVNDLSRGCTVPDIVNTVAITAVQAAAEKKAAKA from the coding sequence ATGCCTAAAGGTCTCTACATCACCGCCACCGGCCCCATGACGGGCAAAAGCGCCATTGCCCTGGGGGCCATGCAGCTGCTCAGCCGCAGCATGCGCAAGGTGGCCTTTTTCCGCCCCATCATCAACGAACCCCTCTGGGACGACCGCGACCCCGACATCAACCTCATGCTTGAGTATTTCAAACTCAACATGGACTACGCGGACACCTTTGCCTACACCCAGCGCGAAGCCCGCCAGATCATCAATCAGGGCTCCCGCAACCTGCTTATTGAACACATCATCCAGAAATACAAAAAACTGCTGGAAACCCACGATTTCGTGCTCTGCGTGGGCACCGACTTTCTGGCCAAAGACCCTGTCTTTGAATTTGAGCTCAATGCCGAAATCGCCGCCAACCTGGGCTGCCCGGTCATTCTGGTTACCAGCGGCTACAACGTGAGCGCAGAAGACATCCGCGAATCGCTGCAGATCACCATGGACAGCCTCAAGCCCCATGCCCTGGACGTGGTGGCCACCATCATCAACCGCCGCAACCTGAGCCAGACCGAACTGGACGAACTGCGCGGCCAGTTCAGCACGGACGACCGCCCGGCGCTGATCTACTCCGTGCCCAACGACCCCACCATCGGCCAGCCCACCATGCGCGACGTGAAAAAAGGCCTCAACGCCCAGGTGCTTTTTGGTGAAAACCGCCTGGATGCCCTGGTGGGCGACTACCTCATCGCCGCCATGCATGTGGATAACGTGCTGGGCTACATTGCCAAAGACCAGCTGCTGGTCACCCCCGGCGACCGCACGGACGTGCTGCTGGCGGCCATTGCCTCGCGCCTTTCCTCCTCCACTCCGGACATCGCCGGCGTGCTGCTTACGGGCGGGCTGCGCCCTTCAGAACGGGTCTGCAAGTTCATTGAGGGCTGGACCGGCTCCCCCCTGCCCATCCTTATGACTCAGGACCACACCTACAAGGCCGTACTGGCCCTGCAGGGCATTATCGCCCCCATTGAGCCCGGCGACCTGCGCAAGATCAACACCGTGCTGGGGCTTTTTGAGCACCACGTCAACGGCAAGGAAATCACCAGCCGCATCGGCGGCGAGCGCAGCAGCCGCATCACGCCCATGATGTTCGAGTTTGAGCTTATCGAACGCGCCAAAACGGACAAAATGCGCATTGTCCTGGCCGAAGGCATGGAAGAACGCATCCTCCGGGCCACGGACATTCTGCTGCGCCGCGATGTGGCCGAAATCATTCTGCTGGGCAATGTGGAAAAAATCCGCACCAAGGCCAGCACCCTGGGCCTGGACATCAGCAAGGCCACCATCATCGACCCCATGCACGCGCCCCAGTTTGACGACTACGCCGCCACCTACTACGAACTGCGCAAAAAGAAGGGCATCACCCCGGAACAGGCCCGCGACACCATGACCGACGCCACCTACTTCGGCACCATGATGGTCAAGAAAGATGACGCCGACGGTATGGTTTCCGGCTCCATCAACACCACGGCCCACACCATCCGCCCGGCCTTTGAGTTCGTCAAAACCAAGCCCGGCTTTTCGGTGGTTTCGTCCGTCTTCCTCATGTGCCTCAAAGACCGCGTGCTGGCCTTCGGCGACTGCGCCGTGAACCCCAACCCCACGGCCCAGCAACTGGCGGAAATAGCCATAGCCTCGGCCCACACGGCCCAGGTCTTCGGCATTGAACCGCGCGTGGCCATGCTCTCTTACTCCACGGGCACCTCCGGCAAGGGCGCGGATGTGGACGTGGTGGTGGAAGCCACCCGCATTGCCAAAGAAATGGCCCCGGACCTGGCCCTGGAAGGCCCCTTGCAGTACGACGCCGCCATCGACCCCAGCGTGGCCAAGACCAAAATGCCCGACAGCCAGGTGGCCGGTCGCGCCACCGTGTTCATCTTCCCGGACCTGAACACGGGCAACAACACTTATAAGGCCGTGCAGCGCGCCGCCGGGGCCGTGGCCATCGGCCCCGTGCTCCAGGGCCTGAACAAGCCGGTCAACGACCTCTCGCGCGGCTGCACCGTGCCTGATATTGTCAACACCGTGGCCATTACCGCAGTACAGGCCGCGGCAGAAAAAAAGGCCGCCAAAGCGTAA